In Flavobacterium sp. CBA20B-1, one DNA window encodes the following:
- a CDS encoding aminopeptidase P family protein — translation MKYHQIDRNLFIKNRKKFVAQMAPQSIAVFNSNDIYPVSADSTLPFAQHRDIFYLSGVDQEESILVLFPDAFEEKHREVLFLRETNEHIAIWEGEKLTKERAFEVSGIKTVYWLSDFPTIFRKMMVEAENVYINNNEHYRASVETETREDRFIKKLKNDYPAHQYMRANPILQRLRSVKEPQEIALIQQACDITEKGFRRILNFVKPGVWEYEIEAELAHEFLRNRSKGFAYTPIIASGNNANVLHYIENNQQCKDGDLILFDTAAEYANYSSDLSRTIPVNGRYTPRQREVYDAVLRCKKAAETLLVAGNNWYDYHKELGKIYTSELLGLGLLDKADVQNENPDWPAYKKYMMHGTSHHMGLDTHDYGILTDNFVEGMVFTIEPGFYIPAEGFGIRLEDNYVVQNQGLPLNLMKNIPLEAAEIEDLMNR, via the coding sequence ATGAAATATCATCAAATAGACCGCAACCTTTTTATAAAAAACCGTAAAAAGTTTGTGGCTCAAATGGCTCCTCAAAGCATTGCCGTGTTTAATTCGAACGACATTTATCCGGTTTCTGCCGATTCTACTTTACCTTTTGCACAACATCGCGATATTTTTTATTTATCGGGCGTAGATCAAGAAGAATCTATATTGGTGCTTTTTCCTGATGCTTTTGAAGAAAAACACCGCGAAGTGTTGTTTTTGCGCGAAACCAACGAACATATTGCCATTTGGGAAGGTGAAAAACTAACCAAAGAACGTGCTTTTGAAGTATCGGGCATCAAAACGGTTTATTGGTTGTCTGATTTCCCTACTATTTTCAGAAAAATGATGGTGGAAGCCGAAAATGTATACATTAACAATAACGAACATTACAGAGCATCGGTTGAAACGGAAACGCGCGAAGATCGATTCATAAAGAAGTTAAAAAACGATTATCCGGCACACCAATATATGCGAGCGAACCCTATTTTACAGCGTTTGCGTTCGGTAAAAGAGCCACAAGAAATTGCATTGATTCAACAAGCTTGCGATATTACCGAGAAAGGTTTCCGCAGAATTTTAAATTTTGTGAAACCTGGCGTTTGGGAATATGAGATTGAAGCTGAATTGGCACACGAATTTTTACGCAATCGCTCTAAAGGATTTGCCTACACGCCTATTATTGCATCTGGCAACAACGCCAATGTATTACACTATATTGAAAACAACCAACAATGCAAAGACGGCGATTTAATTTTGTTTGATACCGCAGCAGAATACGCCAATTATTCGTCGGACTTGTCTAGAACTATTCCTGTAAATGGTAGATACACCCCTCGCCAACGCGAAGTTTATGATGCGGTTTTGCGTTGTAAAAAAGCGGCTGAAACCTTATTGGTTGCCGGAAACAATTGGTACGATTACCACAAAGAATTAGGCAAGATTTATACGTCTGAATTATTAGGTCTGGGGTTGTTAGACAAAGCCGACGTGCAAAACGAAAACCCGGACTGGCCGGCTTATAAAAAATACATGATGCACGGAACATCGCACCACATGGGATTAGACACACACGATTACGGAATTTTAACCGATAATTTTGTTGAAGGTATGGTGTTTACAATTGAACCTGGTTTTTACATTCCTGCCGAAGGTTTTGGTATTCGTTTAGAAGATAATTATGTCGTGCAAAACCAAGGTTTACCATTGAATTTAATGAAAAACATTCCGTTGGAAGCTGCCGAGATTGAAGATTTAATGAATAGATAG
- a CDS encoding ChaN family lipoprotein, whose product MKKILSIAAILFVATINAQVQPYKIFSSEGKEVSFKKMTKSLQKADVVLFGELHNNTIAHYLQVKVAKSLHADKSKKLIIGAEMFERDQAEILKNYVEGKLDEKEFEKQMRLWNNYKTDYKPLLNFAKENKIKYIATNIPRRYASMVFKKGVEALDTLSAEEKSWIAPLPFPYDKNLPGYVKMLKMFDDSMHANENFPKSQAIKDATMAHFLLQESKANTVFLHLNGSYHSDYFEGIGWYINQYNPSKKAQTISVVEQENIEKVDKEHLKKADFIIVVDADMPKTYE is encoded by the coding sequence ATTAAAAAAATCCTTTCAATCGCTGCAATTTTATTTGTTGCAACCATAAACGCCCAAGTGCAACCTTACAAGATATTCTCTTCAGAAGGAAAAGAAGTATCGTTCAAAAAAATGACTAAAAGTCTTCAAAAAGCAGATGTGGTTTTGTTTGGCGAATTGCACAACAATACCATTGCACATTATTTGCAAGTAAAAGTGGCAAAAAGTTTACATGCCGATAAATCTAAAAAATTAATCATTGGCGCAGAAATGTTTGAACGCGATCAGGCAGAAATTCTTAAAAATTATGTAGAAGGAAAGCTTGATGAAAAAGAATTTGAAAAACAAATGCGTTTGTGGAATAATTATAAAACCGATTACAAACCGCTGTTGAATTTCGCTAAAGAAAATAAAATTAAGTACATCGCTACAAACATTCCGCGCCGCTATGCCAGCATGGTTTTCAAAAAAGGAGTAGAAGCTTTGGATACATTATCAGCAGAAGAAAAATCGTGGATAGCGCCTTTGCCGTTTCCGTATGATAAAAATCTGCCAGGCTACGTGAAAATGCTAAAAATGTTTGATGACAGTATGCATGCAAACGAAAATTTTCCAAAATCACAAGCCATAAAAGATGCAACAATGGCTCATTTTTTATTGCAAGAAAGCAAAGCAAATACTGTTTTTTTGCATTTAAACGGATCGTATCACAGCGATTATTTTGAAGGAATTGGATGGTATATCAATCAATACAATCCCAGCAAAAAAGCGCAAACAATTAGCGTGGTAGAACAAGAAAATATAGAAAAGGTAGATAAAGAGCATCTCAAAAAAGCAGATTTTATTATTGTAGTAGATGCCGATATGCCCAAAACCTACGAATAG
- a CDS encoding succinate dehydrogenase cytochrome b subunit, with product MAKSALLKSSIGKKYWMALTGLFLCLFLVGHLAGNLQLIFGTDLQFNQYAYFMTTNPAVKILSYVTYFSILFHAIDGIMLTIQNKKARPIGYVKNNAAANSTWQSRNMAVLGTLLLVFIATHMVNFWAKMHFSEMPLQQQTVSQTVPMTGQKMEVVVYNTTNGGFVAQQQVEGGEFEVRNNKEFYIKDTDVKFAEGYKDLYKITIDFFKDPSYGLIFTLFYVFSMAVLAFHLLHGFASAFQSLGANNPKYNGLINGLGKFFAIIVPLLFAIIPIYIHFIK from the coding sequence ATGGCAAAATCTGCACTATTAAAGTCGTCTATCGGTAAAAAATACTGGATGGCTCTTACAGGGTTATTTTTATGCTTGTTTTTGGTGGGTCACTTAGCAGGTAACTTGCAATTGATTTTTGGAACCGATTTACAGTTCAATCAATATGCATACTTTATGACTACAAATCCGGCGGTAAAAATTTTATCTTACGTAACGTATTTTTCAATTTTATTCCACGCGATTGATGGTATCATGCTAACCATCCAAAACAAAAAGGCTCGTCCAATTGGATATGTAAAAAACAATGCAGCAGCAAATAGTACATGGCAATCTAGAAACATGGCTGTTTTAGGAACATTATTACTTGTTTTTATTGCCACGCACATGGTAAATTTCTGGGCAAAAATGCATTTTTCTGAAATGCCTTTACAGCAACAAACCGTTTCGCAAACCGTGCCAATGACCGGCCAAAAAATGGAAGTGGTGGTTTACAACACTACAAACGGTGGATTTGTTGCACAACAGCAAGTAGAAGGCGGTGAATTTGAAGTTAGAAACAACAAAGAATTCTACATTAAAGATACCGATGTAAAGTTTGCAGAAGGATACAAAGATTTATACAAAATCACCATCGATTTTTTCAAAGATCCTTCTTATGGATTAATCTTTACCTTGTTTTATGTGTTTTCAATGGCAGTTTTGGCCTTTCACTTATTACACGGATTTGCAAGTGCATTTCAGTCATTAGGAGCGAACAATCCTAAATACAACGGATTAATTAACGGTTTAGGTAAATTTTTTGCAATCATTGTTCCTTTATTGTTTGCAATTATTCCAATTTACATTCACTTCATTAAATAA
- a CDS encoding fumarate reductase/succinate dehydrogenase flavoprotein subunit produces MALDNKIPQGPISSKWTDYKDHIKLVNPANKRNIDVIIVGTGLAGGSAAATLAELGYNVKAFCYQDSPRRAHSIAAQGGINAAKNYSGDGDSIYRLFYDTVKGGDYRAREANVHRLAEVSVNIIDQCVAQGVPLAREYGGLLDNRSFGGTQVSRTFYAKGQTGQQLLLGAYSAMNRQIGRGKIKMYNRHEMLDLVIVNGKARGIIARNLVTGEIERHSAHAVVIATGGYGNVFFLSTNAMGSNVTAAWKAHKRGAYFANPCYTQIHPTCIPVTGDHQSKLTLMSESLRNDGRIWVPKKLEDAQAIREGKLKPTQIAEEDRDYYLERRYPSFGNLVPRDVASRAAKERCDAGFGVNATGEAVYLDFAAAIERYGKEQARIHNLDENDAKLVYDLGQKVVENKYGNLFQMYYKIVDEDPYKTPMMIYPAVHYTMGGVWVDYNLMTTVEGCYCIGEANFSDHGANRLGASALMQGLADGYFVLPYTIGDYLADDIRTGHISTDLPEFVEAENNVRSMIDHFMNNKGTHSVDYFHKKLGKIMWNKVGMARNEKGLNEAMDEIAALREDFYKNVKVSGIAESFNQELEKALRVADFLELGELFAKDALHREESCGGHFREEHQSAEGEAERDDENFSYVAAWEYKGNPREAVLHKEPLVYENIKMVTRSYK; encoded by the coding sequence ATGGCATTAGATAATAAAATTCCTCAAGGTCCTATTTCATCAAAATGGACTGATTATAAAGATCATATTAAATTAGTAAATCCGGCTAACAAACGTAATATCGACGTTATTATCGTTGGTACAGGTTTAGCAGGTGGTTCTGCTGCTGCAACATTAGCAGAATTAGGCTACAACGTAAAAGCATTTTGCTACCAAGATTCACCCCGCCGTGCACACTCTATTGCTGCACAAGGTGGTATCAACGCAGCAAAAAATTATTCTGGTGATGGCGACTCTATTTACCGTTTGTTTTACGATACCGTAAAAGGAGGCGATTACCGTGCACGCGAAGCAAACGTTCACCGTTTGGCTGAGGTTTCTGTAAACATCATTGATCAATGTGTGGCGCAAGGTGTGCCGTTGGCTCGTGAATACGGTGGTTTGTTAGACAATCGTTCATTTGGTGGAACTCAGGTTTCACGTACATTCTATGCTAAAGGACAAACAGGGCAGCAATTATTATTAGGAGCTTACTCTGCAATGAACCGCCAAATTGGTCGTGGAAAAATTAAAATGTACAACCGTCACGAAATGCTAGATTTGGTAATCGTGAATGGTAAAGCCCGTGGAATTATTGCTCGTAACTTGGTTACTGGCGAAATTGAACGTCACTCTGCACACGCAGTAGTTATTGCAACAGGTGGTTACGGAAATGTTTTCTTCCTTTCTACCAATGCAATGGGATCAAACGTAACAGCAGCTTGGAAAGCACACAAACGTGGTGCGTACTTTGCAAATCCTTGTTACACCCAAATTCACCCAACATGTATCCCGGTTACAGGTGATCATCAATCGAAATTAACGTTGATGTCTGAATCATTGCGTAACGATGGTCGTATCTGGGTTCCTAAAAAATTAGAAGATGCACAAGCAATTCGCGAAGGAAAATTAAAACCAACGCAAATTGCCGAAGAAGATAGAGATTATTACTTAGAGCGCCGCTACCCATCATTCGGTAACTTAGTACCTCGTGACGTTGCGTCGCGCGCTGCTAAAGAGCGTTGTGATGCAGGTTTTGGTGTAAATGCTACTGGTGAAGCAGTTTATTTAGATTTCGCAGCAGCTATTGAACGTTATGGTAAAGAGCAAGCCCGTATTCACAATTTAGACGAAAACGATGCCAAATTGGTGTATGATTTAGGACAAAAAGTAGTAGAAAACAAATACGGAAACTTATTCCAAATGTACTACAAAATTGTTGATGAAGATCCGTACAAAACACCAATGATGATTTACCCTGCAGTTCACTATACAATGGGTGGTGTTTGGGTTGATTATAACTTAATGACAACTGTTGAAGGATGTTACTGTATTGGTGAAGCAAACTTCTCTGACCACGGAGCCAACCGTTTAGGTGCATCGGCTTTAATGCAAGGTTTGGCAGACGGATACTTTGTATTGCCTTACACCATTGGCGATTATTTGGCAGATGATATCCGTACCGGACATATTTCTACCGATTTACCTGAATTCGTAGAAGCAGAAAACAATGTGCGTTCTATGATTGATCATTTTATGAACAATAAAGGAACACATTCGGTTGACTACTTCCACAAAAAATTAGGAAAAATTATGTGGAACAAAGTAGGTATGGCTCGTAATGAAAAAGGATTAAACGAAGCAATGGACGAAATTGCAGCACTTCGTGAAGATTTCTATAAAAACGTGAAAGTATCAGGTATTGCAGAATCATTCAACCAAGAATTAGAAAAAGCATTACGCGTTGCCGATTTCTTAGAATTGGGCGAATTATTTGCTAAAGATGCATTGCACCGCGAAGAGTCTTGTGGAGGTCACTTCCGCGAAGAGCACCAATCTGCCGAAGGAGAAGCAGAACGCGATGACGAAAACTTCTCGTATGTGGCAGCTTGGGAATACAAAGGAAATCCGCGTGAAGCCGTTCTTCACAAAGAACCTTTAGTATATGAAAACATTAAAATGGTAACTCGTAGTTATAAATAA
- a CDS encoding succinate dehydrogenase/fumarate reductase iron-sulfur subunit produces MNLTLKIWRQKNAKDKGQMVDYKIGGIEPDMSFLEMLDVLNNELVEKGDDPVAFDHDCREGICGMCSLFINGEAHGPDRGVTTCQLHMRKFKDGDTIYIEPFRAKAFPVIKDLVVDRSSFDRIQHAGGFVSVNTSGNTQDANALPIRKDNADKAFDAATCIGCGACVASCKNSSAMLFVSAKVSQFALLPQGRVEATERVLNMVEAMDNEGFGNCTNTGACEVECPKGISLENIARMNREYLSASIK; encoded by the coding sequence ATGAATCTTACATTAAAAATTTGGCGTCAAAAAAACGCAAAAGATAAAGGTCAAATGGTCGATTATAAAATCGGCGGTATTGAACCTGATATGTCATTCCTTGAAATGTTAGACGTTTTAAACAACGAATTAGTTGAAAAAGGAGATGATCCCGTAGCATTCGATCACGATTGTCGTGAAGGTATTTGCGGTATGTGTTCTTTGTTTATTAACGGTGAAGCACACGGTCCCGATCGTGGCGTAACAACGTGCCAATTACACATGCGTAAGTTTAAAGATGGCGATACTATTTATATAGAGCCATTCCGTGCAAAAGCATTCCCTGTAATTAAAGATTTAGTTGTTGATCGTTCTTCTTTTGACCGTATTCAGCATGCAGGCGGTTTCGTATCTGTAAATACATCAGGAAACACGCAAGATGCCAACGCATTACCCATTCGTAAAGACAATGCAGACAAAGCATTTGATGCTGCTACATGTATTGGTTGCGGTGCTTGTGTGGCAAGTTGTAAAAACTCTTCTGCAATGTTGTTTGTTTCTGCTAAAGTTTCGCAGTTTGCTTTATTGCCACAAGGTCGCGTTGAAGCTACAGAACGTGTATTAAATATGGTGGAAGCGATGGACAACGAAGGTTTTGGAAACTGTACAAACACCGGAGCTTGTGAAGTAGAATGTCCTAAAGGAATTTCTTTAGAAAACATTGCACGTATGAACCGTGAATACTTATCAGCATCTATAAAATAA
- a CDS encoding nitrilase family protein — protein sequence MKTAILQFDTIWEDKQTNLNFVQTEILSMPTDIDLIVLPEMFTTGFTMKPEHVAEEEQGITFQNLQKLAISKQTAITGSWVIKENNKYYNRLFFVFPDGSYKTYNKRHLFTLAGEEKVYTAGNEKLIVSYKDWNICLLVCYDLRFPIFSRIVGENYDILVYVASWPDRRINAWDALLKARAIENMSYVVAVNRCGTDPEGVYYSGHSQIIDCMGNIMVKPFEKQHTKTAILEKESLQKARAKFAFLNDADKFEMK from the coding sequence ATGAAAACAGCCATACTACAATTTGATACCATTTGGGAAGACAAACAAACCAATTTAAACTTTGTGCAGACTGAAATTTTAAGTATGCCAACCGATATTGATTTAATAGTACTTCCTGAAATGTTTACTACCGGGTTTACCATGAAACCTGAACATGTGGCCGAAGAGGAGCAAGGAATCACATTTCAAAACCTTCAAAAATTAGCCATAAGCAAGCAAACAGCCATCACCGGTAGTTGGGTGATTAAAGAAAACAACAAGTACTACAATCGTTTGTTTTTTGTTTTCCCCGATGGATCTTACAAAACTTACAATAAACGCCATTTGTTTACCCTTGCAGGAGAAGAAAAGGTTTATACGGCAGGAAATGAAAAATTAATTGTATCCTACAAAGATTGGAACATTTGTTTGTTGGTTTGTTATGACCTGCGTTTTCCTATATTTTCGAGAATCGTTGGTGAAAATTATGATATATTGGTTTATGTAGCATCATGGCCCGACCGCAGAATCAATGCTTGGGATGCCTTGCTGAAAGCTCGTGCTATTGAAAACATGAGTTATGTGGTGGCAGTAAACCGTTGCGGAACCGATCCGGAAGGAGTGTACTATTCCGGGCATTCACAAATCATTGATTGTATGGGAAATATAATGGTGAAGCCATTTGAAAAGCAACATACCAAAACAGCAATTCTTGAAAAAGAATCTTTACAAAAAGCGAGAGCAAAATTTGCTTTTTTAAATGATGCCGACAAATTTGAAATGAAATAA
- a CDS encoding AOC03_06830 family ribosome hibernation factor, which yields MKNYKPMETKLKQLRNVHAENCVTILLNTHRTFPENEQDPLVLKNLIKEAERKLLEIAPKKQVDELVDRIHDLANSVDHRQNLESLILFVNHQTAEFIRLPIDVEDRVAIGNRFAMRDLIRTIHQQVNYYVLVLRKEDARLIEASNDKVVKEWDAPFPFENVLLQTSNKAELSGAGKLDNIIAEFFNQVDKAVNDTHKENALPVLISTDEPNYHEYLKIADKPQIIVPKVLVRSRASESAHAIVEDAWELMQQYVSEQNEKRKEDLQKAVSSNRFISDTNEIYRAIKEGRVQTLYIEKNLFQPALIVDDQITYISNDTQENTNVVDDLYDELIDLNSNFGGDVVFLPEDSLTKFNGFAALTRY from the coding sequence ATGAAAAATTATAAGCCTATGGAAACGAAATTGAAACAATTAAGAAATGTGCATGCAGAAAATTGTGTAACCATTCTTCTAAACACCCACAGAACATTCCCCGAAAATGAACAAGATCCGTTGGTTCTTAAAAACTTAATCAAAGAAGCGGAACGCAAATTACTCGAAATTGCTCCTAAAAAACAAGTTGATGAATTAGTCGATCGGATACATGATTTGGCAAATAGTGTGGATCACAGGCAAAACCTAGAAAGTTTGATATTGTTTGTAAACCACCAAACAGCAGAATTTATAAGATTGCCCATTGACGTAGAAGACCGTGTAGCGATAGGAAACCGTTTTGCCATGCGTGATTTAATTAGAACTATACACCAGCAAGTGAACTATTATGTGTTGGTGTTAAGAAAAGAAGATGCCCGATTAATAGAAGCATCGAACGATAAAGTTGTAAAAGAATGGGACGCACCGTTCCCGTTTGAAAATGTGCTTTTACAAACATCAAACAAAGCAGAACTTTCTGGTGCTGGTAAATTAGATAATATAATCGCTGAATTTTTTAATCAAGTAGACAAAGCCGTAAACGATACACATAAAGAAAATGCGCTACCTGTATTAATTTCAACGGATGAACCAAATTATCACGAGTATTTAAAAATAGCAGATAAACCGCAAATAATTGTTCCAAAAGTGTTGGTTAGAAGCCGGGCTTCTGAAAGTGCCCATGCTATCGTAGAAGATGCTTGGGAGCTTATGCAGCAATATGTTTCCGAGCAAAATGAAAAGCGAAAAGAAGATTTGCAAAAAGCGGTATCGTCTAACCGCTTCATAAGCGATACAAATGAAATTTACCGTGCCATTAAAGAAGGTCGAGTGCAAACCTTATACATCGAAAAAAACTTATTTCAACCAGCGCTCATTGTTGATGATCAAATTACATACATTTCAAACGATACACAAGAAAACACAAATGTAGTTGATGATCTTTATGACGAATTAATTGATTTAAATAGCAATTTTGGTGGTGATGTGGTTTTTCTTCCCGAAGATAGTCTCACTAAATTTAATGGTTTTGCTGCCTTAACCAGATATTAA
- a CDS encoding Ig-like domain-containing protein — protein MKLLRYFCFFSILTLVLFTNCAKRGTISGGPQDSLPPVILSSSPDNFSTHFKEKIIQINFDEYVKLNKVNQQLIISPPMDTQPEITPMGYPSKFIKIKIFDTLKPNTTYSFNFGESIQDNNEGNPYTNYKYVFSTGDYIDSLKLATTFEDAYNRKSKGLVNVLLYEKEGFTDSTIYKKKPLYVANAKDSVTQADLENLKSGSYYLIALQEKNSNYKFDPKSDKIGFHPTPISLPTDSVYHLKLFSEVKQTTAYRPSMVSQNKWLAAYEGDTKNLEVAVKGNNRTIASRFNKVPGKDSLYIYTPLEKYDSLQFQFKSGIYEKTHTVTQRTVKPIDTLLIKFTKTGTIQFRDTISFTTNTPFKNISKDLMQVIGKDSLQIPFSVKTDSLNNAIQILFDKVEDEKYTVFLKPNSVTDFYDNALKTEIIQRFQTGKLTDYGNIAFTLSGTVNYPIIFELLTKDEKLYDYLYITEESSIEFRAIEPDKYFVRIIEDANGNKKWDTGNYLEKRQPEKVINFQKEFDIRANWELNETLVLP, from the coding sequence ATGAAATTGCTACGATATTTTTGTTTTTTTTCGATACTAACGTTGGTGCTTTTTACCAATTGCGCAAAACGCGGAACCATTAGCGGCGGCCCACAAGATTCGTTGCCCCCGGTGATTTTATCCTCTTCGCCCGATAATTTCAGCACGCATTTTAAAGAAAAAATCATTCAAATTAATTTTGACGAATATGTGAAGCTGAACAAAGTAAACCAACAGTTGATTATTTCGCCACCAATGGACACGCAGCCCGAAATTACTCCGATGGGCTATCCCAGCAAATTTATAAAAATCAAGATTTTTGATACTTTAAAACCCAACACCACATATAGTTTTAATTTTGGCGAAAGTATCCAAGACAATAACGAAGGAAATCCGTACACGAATTATAAATATGTTTTTTCTACGGGAGATTATATCGATTCATTAAAACTTGCTACTACTTTTGAGGATGCTTACAACCGAAAATCAAAAGGTTTGGTTAATGTTCTTTTATACGAAAAAGAAGGATTTACCGATTCTACCATTTATAAAAAGAAACCGTTGTATGTGGCCAATGCAAAAGACAGTGTTACCCAAGCCGATTTGGAAAACTTGAAAAGTGGCAGTTATTATCTTATTGCCTTGCAAGAAAAAAACAGCAATTATAAGTTCGACCCTAAATCAGATAAAATAGGTTTTCACCCAACGCCCATCAGCTTACCAACAGACAGTGTGTATCATTTAAAATTGTTTTCGGAAGTAAAGCAAACCACTGCCTATAGACCGTCGATGGTGAGCCAAAACAAATGGTTGGCGGCTTATGAGGGCGATACAAAAAACTTAGAAGTGGCGGTAAAAGGCAACAACCGCACCATTGCCTCACGTTTTAACAAAGTGCCCGGAAAAGATTCTCTTTATATTTATACTCCACTGGAAAAATATGACTCGTTGCAGTTTCAATTCAAATCGGGCATTTATGAAAAAACACATACCGTAACGCAGCGAACCGTGAAACCAATTGATACGCTTCTGATAAAATTCACCAAAACAGGAACTATTCAATTTAGAGATACGATTTCGTTTACCACCAACACGCCTTTTAAAAACATTTCAAAGGATTTAATGCAGGTGATAGGCAAAGATTCGCTTCAGATTCCATTTTCGGTTAAAACCGATAGTTTAAACAATGCCATACAAATTTTGTTTGATAAGGTGGAAGATGAAAAATATACCGTTTTTTTAAAACCAAACAGCGTTACTGATTTCTATGATAATGCTTTAAAAACCGAAATTATTCAGCGCTTTCAGACCGGAAAATTAACCGATTATGGCAACATTGCTTTTACACTTTCGGGAACAGTCAACTATCCTATTATTTTTGAACTGTTAACCAAAGATGAAAAATTGTATGATTATCTTTATATAACCGAAGAAAGTTCAATTGAATTTCGAGCCATTGAACCCGATAAATATTTTGTAAGAATTATTGAAGATGCCAATGGCAACAAAAAATGGGACACCGGAAACTACCTTGAAAAACGCCAGCCCGAAAAGGTTATTAACTTTCAAAAAGAATTTGACATACGAGCCAATTGGGAATTAAACGAGACATTGGTTCTTCCTTAA
- a CDS encoding ComF family protein, with translation MWAIIDVFDLFYPQLCYGCDAVLQKQTDILCPSCLLHLSLVPASVSSSNEMKRRFYGKLLVKHCAAVLYFSQESITQKLLHELKYRNKQSIGFFMAQLALKQLKDQSIFNEVQAIVCIPLHKTKERKRGYNQLTAFGTALSKQLNIPFYKDFLIKTTKSKTQTKKNIFQRAKKKAEFKVNPKYHHFEQLHLLLIDDVMTTGATLQNAGKTILQNSNHKISILTMAYTR, from the coding sequence ATGTGGGCAATTATCGATGTTTTTGATTTATTTTATCCGCAACTTTGTTATGGTTGTGATGCTGTTTTGCAAAAGCAAACCGATATTTTGTGCCCTTCTTGTTTGTTGCATTTGTCTTTGGTTCCGGCGAGTGTTTCTAGTTCCAATGAAATGAAACGCAGGTTTTATGGCAAACTGTTGGTGAAACATTGTGCGGCGGTTTTATATTTTTCGCAAGAAAGCATTACTCAAAAACTGCTTCACGAATTAAAATACAGAAACAAACAATCCATTGGCTTTTTCATGGCGCAATTGGCTTTAAAACAGCTAAAAGATCAAAGCATTTTTAATGAAGTTCAGGCTATTGTGTGCATTCCTTTGCATAAAACCAAAGAGCGCAAACGCGGTTACAATCAATTAACGGCTTTTGGAACCGCATTAAGCAAACAACTAAACATTCCGTTTTACAAAGATTTTTTGATTAAAACCACTAAAAGCAAAACACAAACCAAGAAAAATATTTTTCAGCGTGCTAAGAAGAAAGCCGAATTTAAGGTGAACCCAAAATATCATCACTTTGAACAGTTGCATCTTTTGTTGATTGATGATGTAATGACCACCGGAGCTACTTTGCAAAATGCGGGAAAAACCATACTGCAAAATTCCAACCATAAAATAAGCATTCTAACAATGGCATATACACGCTGA